The stretch of DNA TTCCGTTAGCGTACTGGCTGTTCAAGAGTGAAGATGAAACTCGTCGCCCAGCAACGGAGACATGGCTGAGCCACCGGACCGTCTATCACGGAGCCGTGCTCTCGTTTGCCGTCCTTGCGTTTATCTCTATCTGGGGGCTGTCGTTTCCGGTGCTTCGTCACGCCGCGACAGGTGTCGAAGTCAGCGTCGGTCAGGATCACTATAACCTCTGGAGCTACCCCGTCGTTGTCTTTGGCTTACTTGCTGGTGGACTGTATGCATTGCTCGATCTTCGTCGACGACGCCTTGCAATCGCCGCAACGGCTGCCGTCGCCATCGTGACACTGCTTGCTGCGTTCATCACACCGTCTGCAAATTGGTACCTGGCCAGCCCAAACCCTCACGATCCGCTTGTCTATCGGCTCGTCGGGAACGCAAGCGTTCTCTCTATCGTGCCCCCAGCTGCGTTTTTCGCTGGCTCGTGGACCGTCCGATACGTCTCTCGCATCCGAGGCGTCCCCTCTCGAGCGTTCAAACTGCGAGAGACCGGTATCGTGCTCTTACACGTCGGCGCTGCAATCATGATCGTCGCCGTCTCGTTTGTCTACCTGTTTACGACGAGTGCGTCCGTTGCCGTCGTCGGCGTCGGCGAGACGGCAAACGGCGGCGAACCCATCGTTGAGGACGTCCCAGATTCGGAGTACACTATCGAGGTGTCGAACTACGAGTCAGTCGAGGAGCCATCAATCGAGGATGCCGCTCGATCACCTGCAGCAGTACTCGAGGTGAGTGAGGACGTCTCACTTGTCAGGGGAGAGATCACCGATACGGAAACAATCGAGAATACGGCTGTTGCTCAACTCGATGAAAGCGATGTCTGGCTCGCCAGTTCCGATGGATCGGCATCGTTTGATATCGGCACCGAGGTAATCGCACGTGGAACCGTTTTCTCGGGTGATTCCTTGGATAGTGAGGCAGCCGCATACGTGTATACTGACAGCCAGAACATGGGGTCACTCGAGGACCCACCGACAGATGTCCACGAGCCACGGATGGTTTCGCACGAAATTGATGTCACCGTCTACGAAGGAGACACGCAAGTTGCACAGGGGTCGATGGCAGAACAAGAGTATCTCCGCGCAGAAATGAACACCAACGACGCGCTCATTGAGCGAGGGATCACTGGCGATACGTACGTCGTTGGGCAGGTTGACGAAGGTGGTGCATCGATCTCTATCGAGACGTATCCACTGGCCAATCAGATCTGGACCGGTGTGACGTTGATGCTGCTCGGAATCACCGCTCTCACTGTTGCGGACCATCGAAGAAAGTCGTAACCGCGACGGCGTCGTTGCTTACCCTTCTACGATATACTCGAACGTCATCCAGCCAGCAACTACCACGAGCGCGTCGTAAACGACCAAGACTCGGAACCAGGCCCGCGCCATCTCGTTTGGGAGCGACGGTTGTGTGAGCTCTGTGCCGGCCAGAATAATCGGGATGACGAGCGGAACGAGCAATACTGGGAGCAACGATTCCTGTAGCTGAGAGTGAAGCATAAGAATCGAGAGTAAGACGCCGACAGCACTGAACCCAATCGCTGCGAGCACAATGGTTCCAAGCAGCGCTGGCAGCGCGTCGAGTGCGAACGTATAATCGAGAAACACCACGACAAACGCCAGACTCAGCGTTCCAATCGCAACAATGAGAACCGCAGTGCTCACCACTTTTCCAAGATAGATCGCCGACCGATCAACAGGAGCCAACAACAACCCACTGATCGCCTCGTTTTTTCCCTCAAGTGCCACAGCATGGCTCATCCCAACTGCGCCACCAAAAACGACGGCCAACCAGAGCGCGCCACGAGCAAGGACCTCTCGAGAGCCAACGGCTTCGCCGAAGACAAACGAGAAGACAACGATGATTAACAGTGAAAACACGAACGCTGCGTTCAGCGTCTGTTTGCTCCGTGATTCGACAAGGAGATCCTTTCGTGCAACTTCATAGACGACGCGAAAGTAGTGCCGGGTCATTGGGAGACACCGGGGTGTCCCTGTCGGCCCATGGAAACGGTCTCGCGACAGTACTCGTCGTACCGTTCGATGAGCGCCTCACTCGAGGCAAGTTCACTAGCTCTGCTGTCACCGACGAGTCGACCGTTTCGTAAGAAGAGAACGCGATCAGCAAGCCGATAGCCACGCTCGAGGTCGTGCGTCGAGACGATCACTGCTCTGTCCTCGAGTGACTCGAGGACACCTGCAATCCGTTGGAGGGATGCCTGATCGAGTCCGGTGTACGGTTCATCAAACAACAGCAGATCCGGATCATGGATGAGCGCTCGAGCCAGCGAGACGCGTTTGCTCATTCCATGCGAGAAGCCGGCGACACGTTCGCCGCCGCGGTCGGCTAACCCGACAGTCTCGAGGAGGTCATCACAGCGTGTGGTGTCGACCCCATGGAGCCGAGCGTGAAGACGGAGGTTCTCACGAGCGGTGAGTTCCTCATAGAGCATCGTCTCGTGGGTTACAACGCCGATCCGAGCGCGGACAGCCGCACTGCCAATGAGTGGATCACCAGCAATTGTGATCTCACCCTCGGTTGGCCGCGATAATGACGCAAGCATCCGCAGGAGCGTTGTTTTCCCGGCACCGTTCGCTCCAAACAGCACGGCCGTCTCGCCTGCCTCGAGTTCGAAAGAGACGTCATCGACGCCGATATGCGCACCGAAGTGCTTCGATACGCCGCTCACAGAGAGGAAGACCATTGACTGAAAGTTAGCGGACGCATGACTTAAGCATTGTAATTCCCAACATGCAATTGATGGAGGT from Natronolimnobius sp. AArcel1 encodes:
- a CDS encoding ABC transporter ATP-binding protein; this encodes MVFLSVSGVSKHFGAHIGVDDVSFELEAGETAVLFGANGAGKTTLLRMLASLSRPTEGEITIAGDPLIGSAAVRARIGVVTHETMLYEELTARENLRLHARLHGVDTTRCDDLLETVGLADRGGERVAGFSHGMSKRVSLARALIHDPDLLLFDEPYTGLDQASLQRIAGVLESLEDRAVIVSTHDLERGYRLADRVLFLRNGRLVGDSRASELASSEALIERYDEYCRETVSMGRQGHPGVSQ
- a CDS encoding heme exporter protein CcmB encodes the protein MTRHYFRVVYEVARKDLLVESRSKQTLNAAFVFSLLIIVVFSFVFGEAVGSREVLARGALWLAVVFGGAVGMSHAVALEGKNEAISGLLLAPVDRSAIYLGKVVSTAVLIVAIGTLSLAFVVVFLDYTFALDALPALLGTIVLAAIGFSAVGVLLSILMLHSQLQESLLPVLLVPLVIPIILAGTELTQPSLPNEMARAWFRVLVVYDALVVVAGWMTFEYIVEG
- the ccsA gene encoding cytochrome c biogenesis protein CcsA, with product MSPESLTIGTLLIALAAFASSVAAVLLLYRYLTNSDDFQRLTRAAAGISTLSLVVAHGYLTYLFVVGDYTYAYVWQNTADYLSLLYRITGVYANHEGSILFWATLTAVVATWTVYSSRFRGRGSRLVQSISLGIVAIFSIMLVSQSPFTPIETAFPDTPSGFVPPDGDGLNPLLVDPWMAIHPPITFAAYALLIVPFALGITHFVSLFRGEESVFDQWIHSMIQWLRISWLLLTASIVFGGIWAYGVLGWGGFWSWDPVETAVLIPWLALTASLHAINRYEKTGEYAIFAPASAALIFPLVIFATTVVRSGVFRSVHSFAAGGIGTGILFLLAVTGTLALALPLAYWLFKSEDETRRPATETWLSHRTVYHGAVLSFAVLAFISIWGLSFPVLRHAATGVEVSVGQDHYNLWSYPVVVFGLLAGGLYALLDLRRRRLAIAATAAVAIVTLLAAFITPSANWYLASPNPHDPLVYRLVGNASVLSIVPPAAFFAGSWTVRYVSRIRGVPSRAFKLRETGIVLLHVGAAIMIVAVSFVYLFTTSASVAVVGVGETANGGEPIVEDVPDSEYTIEVSNYESVEEPSIEDAARSPAAVLEVSEDVSLVRGEITDTETIENTAVAQLDESDVWLASSDGSASFDIGTEVIARGTVFSGDSLDSEAAAYVYTDSQNMGSLEDPPTDVHEPRMVSHEIDVTVYEGDTQVAQGSMAEQEYLRAEMNTNDALIERGITGDTYVVGQVDEGGASISIETYPLANQIWTGVTLMLLGITALTVADHRRKS